The Accipiter gentilis chromosome 8, bAccGen1.1, whole genome shotgun sequence genomic sequence CTACTGAAGCTTCTCTACTTGTATTTATAAGCCAGCATATCCATATGCCTCAATAATCCAATGCTCTCTGCCCCTTAAAGGTATTGTAGATCTGCCATTACATTTTTGCAGTGTTAACTATaacatttatttataaagcaagGAGGTTTAACTTTTCTTGAGATGTAAAGTGCAGAGTTAGTTTAGctatgttctattttttttttccttttggctgaaACCTGAACTAAACTGCAGGAATGGAATTTGTTAATTTGTGAGCTGATGAGCGCTCTTaactttaaataataaaacaaaaaatggctGCTAGAATGCAAGTGCCTTGGACTTCTTGCTGATAAGCCTCTATTTTCAGCTTATTTCCTAGGGATGGTACACTGGTGGGTACGGAAATACGGGGCATTGGCAATCAACAGATGTGATTGTTTCATTTCATCTGAATTTACTCCTGGGAAAAGCAAATCTGTACTGTAGTTGCAAACATTTCCCCTGAAAAAGGGTAACGCTGATGCTGAAATGACACCTCTCTTTATATACTTTGCCTTATCTTTTGGTGTAAATGAAACAGTGTGAAAGGATGCTACTCTGCTGATGCGGGTATTACTTGCCTTATGTACAGCTGGGACTGTGGGCACAGCAAGCAGAAAGAGGGACACAGCATGCCAATCATCAATTTATGTTTTTCAACCCCAGACCTGTCAGTGGGAGGTCAAAAGCAGACTTAAGAATTAGAGGTACTGGAGTTAGTTCCACACAAGAATTTGGATTTCCAAAAATGCTCGGCCTTCCCCAGGGAGGGTGGGAGCAGATGGATAAAATGTTTGAATGTTTGTCCCTTCATTGATTGCTCCATCCTCAAAAATAATTATTGACGGTTTGATCACTGTTGCTGCCTTCATGCTAGACACGACATTTAAGCAGCGTCTGCAGTTCTGTGGGACTTCTCCCATTGAAATACTACTGCTGTGCAATAGGTGATCTTCAGGTACGTAGAAGAGCAGCTGCCACTGCAGGTACGAGGAACCCGATAGCCTCACGACTGAGGCAGCGGCTGATCGCCCCTGACTGTGGTGCTCTCTGACTGCAATCCCATCCTGTAcgcagagctgctgggaggagaggatgAGAAGGGAGTTCTTCCACAGCTGGGATGGGGAAGCAACTCTGGAGCCATGGTCTTGTGATCAGATAGCTGGGGGATCCAGTCATGTAGAAAAGCCTCAAGGAAGAGAATATTCTGTGTGATAGGaaaaggctttaatttttttttttaacacataaaTAATCTGTAATTACATAGTAAGGACCCACCAATTAAATGTTGATAGTAATTACTGGGTGGGAGAAATCACTGCATGAATTCAGAGGTAATTGCAATGAACAGTCCTTATTTATTGTAGGTGTGGTCTGGCCCAGCTCCAGTGGGGCAGAACAAGGAGTTGTGGGGAGCAGTGAAATGATTCAGTGATGATTTTGTTATCTGAGTAATTATCTTGAACAGAgagtggaggtttttttttcactgggaTGGCTACAGACCCTCCTGTAGCGCACTGCTCTCCAGGAGTCCTTCTGGACACTGCCGTGAACAAAATATCTGCCTTTTATCCCTTTCTTAAAATGTAAGATGTACTTTTCTGTCCCTAATACTGGTAATTGGCCCTCTTGACAATAAAGCCTCCCATACAGGTTTCTTTAGAAATGCAGAAGTGGTGAGAAATTCACTGGGCTTTTCCTGGAGCCAGTTGCTGGTGCCCTTCTATGAACATCTTTGGAGTCTCCTAATGCCATCAGATCAGTGTTTACAAAGAAAGTGGCCTAGAGCATAAAGACGGGGATACTGTGTTCCAGGTTCACAGAGAAActggggaagaaagagggggTCATAGGCATGGGTGCATTCTCTTGGTGAAAACAAGGCACTGGTGGCAAAGTTCCCTTTCCAGGCTGAGCGACAGCAAAGAGGGCCCTGCAGATGTGCGAAGAGTGAACCTGCGGTTAGAACAGGGCTGTGGCTCTTAAGTGGAAGTTGCTTCCAATAACCTTTGagcctcccagccctgcacaaacagtaaacttaaaaaaacccagccctgcaATGTTTTACAGTCTGCTGCCATGTCTTTCCCGCTCCCTTTCTCCGGTCCAAGCAAACTTGATGTGACTGTGTTAAGGTTGTTTACAAGCTAGAGCAGCTTCCAGTTGACTAGTTTTGCATGATGTTTATTTATAGAAAGGAGAAGAGCTGGGGAAGGTGTGATGTATATGTTTTCTCCCAAGGGGAGGGGCTGTCCTGGTGGCTGCACAGCAACAACTGCAATGTGACAGGAATTGCAGTAACACAACACCTATTCGAACAAAGGTGACATAGAGGAGAGCAAATAGGGAAATAGAAGGAATCCAAGCACGTGGAGGATTCCAGCAGACTCTATAAAGAGTAAAAGAGTTAATCCATTGTCACCGGGTCCTTCGAAGTTAAAAGCCAAACCGTTTCAAAGCTGGAAGCCAACAACTGATGGCAGCTTTTAAATAGGAATGCTTTTATGTGGTTCTTGTTCTGCTCAGGACAGAGTGGGCTTTGATTTGTCTGAGCCTGGTGTCTTGTGCTAGTTCTCAGTCCAGGAGGAGGTAAGCATCCTTGAGGTGGTGTGGAGAGAGGCAGAGACACCTTTTATGGACAGATCTGTGAGAAAGGACCTGTGGCCTCTTATGAGGAAATTCTGTGGGATTTAAATACAAAACTGTGACAGCCACCCGCTCTGTTGCAGTTTAAGTCGGGACACATCAGCTCTCAGCTCCTACATCTGGTGGTGCCCAGGAGCTCCAGAGCTTGCACTGAAGTCCGGTCAGTGCCCAGGCTCTCCAGCATCGTCCTGCAGAGATCCTCAGCCCCTCCTGAGGGGCGTAAGctgcttgaaaataaaaaggcagccGTTGCAGCTTTCAACACAGGGCAGGTGGAGGGGACTGTCCTCCTTTATACTATTACCTGCTATCCTCTGAGGAGCCAGGGCTAAGGATAAACTCCCGTTCTGTTCTCTCCTCCGTGCTGGGGATTCATGTCTCAGCAGTGAGCTTTATTTAGTAGGCTGGTACTTGTTTGGGAGGGTGTGCTTTGTGCAGAATGAGCTTGAAGTAGATTGAGCCAGAGTGGAAGAATAAGAACAGTGTTTAGCCCAGTGACCAGTGTTCCCTGAGAGGGGATTCATGTCAGCTGAACAGTCCTTCCTCCAAGGACTGACTAATGTCTTTCTTACGCAGGTATTGGTTGTAAGGCTTGGATGGTTCTTGGACAAAGACTATAATCCAGAATTGGGTCCTGTGAGTGCCCAGCTTGGGTAGTTGCAGGTCCAGGATGGCCTGTAGGAGTCCTGCACTTTGGCTACCACACAGTGTTGGCTTCTCTCCATTTGAAACGTACTGGGACAGCTATTCAGAGCGACATGAGCTCACACACATCTGCAGAAATACCCGAAAcggggtccccccaccccataTCAATCACACTGGCTCTCGAGGTCTACCTTTCCAAGGACTCGGCAGCTCTGGGGCTCCTTCCTAGGGTGAGGCGTAGGGCGAGCGCTGCCCTGCAGCTTGCAGAGGCCCCGGCAAAGGGTAAGTTGACTCTAGAGCTCAACGCTGTTGGCTGGGCTCTGGTCCGCAGCTGGAGCAGTCCCATTTCTAGTAATCTGGTGGCTTTGGGCTGACCTCTACTGACAGAGCAGGCAAATGGACGCAGCAGAAGCTGTCAGGGTCTGTGGCTTTGCTTCTGATGCCCTCCTTGTGTTAAATACTCGGTAGATACCTTCCAGATACATCCCTCACCCAGGTCCTGCAGAATACCTCCCCCCATTCCTGGCCTTTTTGCACCCCTTCTGTAATGCTCTGCTTgttgcttttgtggttttttttctatcaaacTTCTTCCTCAAAGGCAATAACATAAATAGGTGGAGTTATCTCAGTAGGGAACACTTCTCTGTGCAACAGGCCCTGGTCCCGCCTCTGACCTTTTACAAGCAGGTAAGAGCAGAGGAGTGGACACTCAGCTTCTTGGAGCCTCCTCAGTCTTGCTCCACATTTCCTCCCTCTCATTTCACCTTCCTTaagtattccccccccccccccccccccgccccccaagcaCAGCTTTACTGTAAAGATTCTTATTTAGCCTTGTATCTGGTGTGTAATCTCAGTTCATTAACAGAGTtttcttaaatacaaaaatacttcAAGCCATGCCTCCAGGGGCACGTGGGAATTTTGTCTTTTCTCAAACAAAAAACTTCTTTCTCTGTAGTTTCAGAGGGGAACTGGGAAAAGTGATGTCTTTATGCCTCAGCACAGAGGCCTGCAGCCTCTCAGAAGTCTGTGAAGCTGGTTTCCTGAACCTTCCTGGGTCTGATGTGAGAGGTTTAGGGGAAATGGTGCTGCTGGTGCCCTGCAGCAAGGGAGGGCACCATGCACACAAAGTAGGCATCGGTGTGACAGGCCGAGAGGATACTCTGCAACCCCAAGCAAAGAGGACTGCTGGAAGAAAACAGTGGGACCTCATGGTGCTTTGCACCTTCACAGGAGGCCACAGCGACTCCCCAAAGCATCCCCTGAAGATTTTCCCTCAAATTATTTGGTCAGCAGCAGGTTATGAAACAGAACCCTGGTATGCCATCTCCTAGCCTCCTCCACCCCAGAGGTGCGGACATGCACAACAGTTTTCCAGATATCCCTGACTGCCCCTTTGCTAATTCTGCAGGAAAGAACCAGagaaacacaaataaattaattaaaacttatTTATAAAACCTTCCAGTAGCCtcaggaaatcaggaaaagaggtTTTTTAGTTACTTGAAAATAAGCACAGGGAAAACAGTCTCAGGAGATTGCAAGCTCTTTTGTCCAACAAAAAAGAAGGTAATTTTCTCCTGTGGTCCAGAAAAGTGGCACCTTTTACCAACAGTGAAATAAGAATAGTCCCAGTCCCAGCAGAATCACTGTCATCTAGGGTTTGAAACTAAGTGTGAGTGTCTCCAGCCTTGGCTGACTTGCCGTGTCTCTGATCAAGCATTCTACCTGGTTTCTTCCTCCCCGTCCTGTGGACCTGGTGTGACAGTTTCTACCTGCATCATGTTGTGATCCCCAATTTGAACCATTCGAGCATGTTGAATGATGAGAGACGGGATGCCTCCTGGACCTGGCATCATGTTGTAGTGGCCTGATGGGAGATGAAGTGGTTGGAAAGGAGGGGGACCCATCTGAGCGGGCATGGGGTGACCAGCGGGTGGAGGTGGGTATGTGGCAGGAGGAACAGTCGAAGCAGGGGGGCACCACTGTTGGGGTGAttgccccagcagctgcagctgtgttGCTGACAGAGGCGCCTGGGGAAGGGAGCCAAGGTTGAGAGCAGCCAAGTTCTGCAGTGTTTGATACCGTTCCTGATACAGCTGTAGTTTCTTTCTCTGCATCAGGTCCCACATGGCTTTCCTCTCATTGATCCTGCTGGTGGTAAAGGTGTTCTGCACTGTCCTGGAGAACCCAGGAGAGTTCTCATCTAATGGCATCAGCCCGCCTAGCGTGCTGGGAATCTGACTCCGCTCCAGGGGGTTCTCCTTGGGCACAAAAGGGATGACTGAGTCACGCTTGGATGGTTTCAGGATGGACTCCATCAGAGCAGTGTTTGTCTGAAACATACACAGGTCGCATGGGAAGTTCTTGGTCAGCAGAAGGATGATAAAAGCAGAGTTTTCCATAGCATCCTGGAAGCAAGTCAGATGGCTGCGTCCGGCGATGAAGAAGTCCTCACAGAGTGTGGCACCATTGGGAACCCCCATGTTCTCCAGCAGGTCCTTGACCCGATGGGCAACAATCTCATCTTGGCTAGCATGCAGGACAACAAAAGTGAAGAACTTTCCCCCGTCTAGCTCTGATGTGGGCACTGGTTCTACAGTTTGAAGAGGAGGAGGCCAGGCTGGAGAGGGGGATGAGTGAAGGGGAGTGGGATATGATAAGCTGGAAGGAGCTCCCTGAAGAGGACGGGGAAGGGTGGAGGAGAAGGAATAGgtaggaggaggaagggaatagGTTGAAATGGAAGTAGGTGCAGAGTTAGAAGGAATGGCTGCTGGAACATGGGAGTCCTCCATGGACATGTGGGCAGGACCAGTATCCATTGTAGCTCTTGAGTCAGGAAGACCCGTAGGTAATTgcttttcatcttgctttttgtctgtgttttcttttggtgTATGAGGTTCTGCTGCTACTGTGCTGGAAACATCACTACTTTCGACAGGTTGGTTCACAGCACCCGTTGTGGGCAGCTGTGTTTCAGGAATAGGGGGAGTCGGACGACATGAACTGACCTGCAGAACCTTCTCCGGTCGGGGGACTTGGGCACCCGTGTCCTGCCCGGGATGAGAGTTGAGTCTGCTGGTCCAGCTTGTTTCCTGCAGGCCACGGCTTTGTCTGTCCCCGTCAGGCTGTCCAGCACTGCTGGTGCTCCCTTTGCacagctggctgggctgggggacatGCTCGTGGGAAGAAGGTTGGGTGTGAAAAACAACTGTTGGTGACGCACTGATCTCCAAGCAACTGGGGAAAGAGGTACTCCCCAAGGAGTGCAAGGTCCGTGGGCCTGAAAGGTCTGATTTGCCTCCAATCTGCACTGGAGAACTTCTCACCACGTAGTTTGGGCTGGCCGGCTGGAGAAATCCCATGTCAGATCTCAGCGTCTGAAATTTGTCACCTGGGCCCATGCTGACAGCAGAGCCATGTTCCTGGTCCTCACGTGGGATGCTGTTGAGTGTGTCCCCCTGAGTTTCCTTGCTGGCGTTGCAGGCTTTGGTGGCAGCCTGGCGGGCTCTGTCCACGGCTTCATGACTGCACAGTTTTTCCTCCGCCAACACTGAGTAGATCTGTGCCAGAAGCGTCATGGCACCTGCATCCAGCTGGGGAGGCTGCAAATCCTCCACATCTTCCTGCACTCCTGTGGCACCCAGTTTGGTCTGATGGACATACTGGGCTGCCCGGTTATCTCCCAAGGCATCCAAACAAATTCTTGCATCCCCTTCTTGCCCCAGAGTAAGCAGGACCATGGCTTGCAGTAATTTGCTGCTGGGCCCAGATATCAAGTGCTTCACTTTATGTTTGAGGCTAAGGAGTTTATCTTGTGGGATCTGGGATAGAACGCTAAAAATGTCCTCAAAGCTTGGCTGGAGCTTGACGCTCTGTGCCATCTCATCAGCTGGTGGCCCAGACGATGGACTGACACAGCATGGATGGAAAAAGCATATTACAGCACTCGGAGCGGAGGTTTGTTTCCCTGTGGTACTCTGTGATGCCCTGGTCGCACTTCATGTACCGCACAAGCGAAAGCTGTTTGCTGCTCAGGGGCTCAGCTCAGAACCAGGGGTATCTCTGTCCTGAAGAACCTGTGAAAAGAACACAGTGCAACGTTCAGAACCAGCAatgtggggagctgggggggtccTCACAAGGCTTGCAGAGCCCCCAGGCTCTCCCTCACAGCTCTCAAGTATTTTTGCATCCACTCAGTGCTTGCAGATCTGCCAGCGCTCCACGCATTATTCCAACTCTGTTATTAAGCAAAGAGCACGTTCTTTGCCTTCATTTCACGTTAATTACAACTGTTTTGAAGTAATTGCTGAACTAATAATGTACTTAGGTAAATCCAAGTGTCCGTCTCCTCCAGGCGGCTGGTTCCAGGGGCCTCGCAGGCTCCTTGTGACGGGCGGTCGAGGAATAAAGCGCGCTTAGAGGAAGCCCATTCAAATTGCTGGTGCCGGGAGGGTTGATAACCCACAGGCATCCTCCCTCAGGCTGCCTAATGTAATTGTGGACGTTGTATCTCCATCCACATCTAAACCCTGAGCCCTGCTAAACCCTTGCACTCACCAAAGGCCTCTGACCGGGGCTAAATTAAACAGCAGAACTTGTCCGAGCGGAGGAGCGGGTGCCCGGAGAGCCCAGCCGGGAGGGACACGGCTCGCAGGCACTGACTGAGCCTGGTAGAAAACTTTCCCTATTTAAAGGGAACACCATCAAACACCCAAAAATAGCTCTCAACTGGGGAAAGTTTATAATTTCAAATTGCTTTTCCCCATCTCATAAAAATCCTCTGATTGCCTAATGAACGAGCTTACGCCGAACCTGGGGAAGTGGCTGGCTCTCTCTCACAAAAACCTCCGATTCAGTGAAACGGCGgcaggcgggccgggccggccgcacCTCGGCCGCTCGCCTCTGCCTTTCCGCCCGCTGACTCACCGCAAcgccccgctcctctccccgcTTTCCGCTGcctctccccgcccgcccgcccgcccgcagccctTCGGCCTCGCCTCCTTTGCCGGGCCCTACGGGAACCgctcccccccgccttccccggcTCCTCCACCCTCCCTCGGCGGCGAAGGGAAGGAAGGGGCCAGCCTACCTCCGGGCCGGTCCTGCTCGCcggcctccccccccgccccggtgcagGCGGAGCCGGCTCGTCTCGGtgcccggggccgggcaggcGAAAGCGGGACGATCGGGGGACCCGCCTGCCCCGTCGGCACACGAGGAAGAGGCGAGACCCGGCAGCcacggcggggcggagcggggcggagcgaGGGCAACCAAGCACCGAGGCCGGCcgggagccccggggggggggggtggccggTGCGGAGCGGGACTCGGGTGTTCGTGGCAGGAGCGTTTCGGCCCGGGTGAGCTGTCGCCTCCCTTCCCCGAAAATGGCCGGGGCTCGGCGGTAGAGGAGAAGCCCAGCGGTGCGCTAGCCCCGGGCCCCGTCTGCAGGTAGCTAGTGTTCTCCACGGGAGCGCCTGAAGGCATTAAAGGCGAGCTGGTGAGGGTAGACTGGGTGGGGAACCGACGTTTCCCTCTAGTGAGAGACTGCTGGCATTACCTCTGTAAAGTGGCCGGGTTAGTGTGAGCCGGGCTAGAAACCTaagggggaagcagagcaggagcagctgaaCCTCAGGAGTCTTGGGGACAAAACAGCAACGATGCTTTTCTGCTTAAGACTGAGGCAGAACATGGGACCTGCCAAAAgcattcattttccttcctccagcaaGGTCAGAGAACACACAAGTTGTTCAGAGAAGTGATTTGTTAAATGCAAACATTAAATTCTAAGCAGAGAACATAGCACTGCAGCTTTAGATATACACAAGAAACAGACATCTCTTTGAATACAGGTCACACTTTATTTTGAAGTCTGCTTGCCATTATTCCAGCCTTAGCACAGGGACCATGCCACTACCCAAGTTACCAAAATAAGTTACCTTAGAAACTATTACAAAGGATTGTTTGCTGGGAAAATAACCAGCACCTATCTCTCCTATTTTAATAACAGGATATCCCATTAGCATGGCAGAGTAACTCCTGGAAAAAGCTGCCTCATTTGCCACCTTTTTAATGGCTGCAAAAGGTTTCATGCATGGAGTTACTTAGACACAAACAGAAGATCGCTGAAGTCATTTATATGAATAGGAAAGATAATCCCACTGCAAATTGGCATGCTTAAAAGAAAATCCCACCTTGCTAAGTGTCTCACTatgaaagaaaaagtgtttgGCTGATCCATAAAGAAAAGTGTCTTCTGGAGAAgcagcctcctgcccccagcTGTTTGTGGtctgctgcagggctgagcctCTCCGGAAGCACAACATGCAGAAAGGAAGTCATGTCTGTaacacatatttttaaacttgTAGAAGGAGGGAAATTGTATCAAAGGTCAAGCGCATCATCCTCTTGATCTCTGCAGCTTGgatgaattaaaaacaaatccgAGATTAAAAATAAGTTGAGACCAGTTCTCTCCCACAACTTGTCTCAGCAAGAATTAGCCATTCACACATACAGCTGGGCTGACTTAAAAAGCTGAAGTACAGGTCCCTATCTTGCCTTTCAGTGCAGcagcatgatttaaaaaaaaaagtaaatcaagaTATGGAATCACCCCACCTTGGTTATCAAGTCTCCATGCAAACTACATCTTACTGTAAACTCAGCCTGGGACAGGGAGAGAACAGGAGGCAGTCGTGGCACGACTGGCAGTTGGACACACAAAAGATAAAATGCTGTTCTAGCCAGGGAGCCTTGGCCAGAAGAGCTGGAATTCTTCAGAGATCTTCCTCTGGTGCATTAGTTTTTATCTCCTTTGCAGCCAGTGCCACCTCTgtgtctttctctgctttctcttccagcTTCTCTAGCACTTCACACCCTTCCCCCAGGATCTTGTTTGCTCCCTTTGGCTCTTCAGGCGTCTTAGCCACCTCCTTTGACAATGGAGCTTTTTCTAGCATAGGTGATTTTATATCAGTCACCAAAGCtttcttcttctgctttctgctaTCCTGTGACACTTTAGCTATCGCCCTGAAGGGACCTACAAGCCAGTTTAGAGGGGTGTTCTGAGTTACATACTCAAACAAGTCATCCAGGGACCTTCGGGCTTCTGCCACACAGTCCTGGCTCTGGGTCAGGGTGGTGGGGGAGAGGTCCTGGAAAGACATAGCACTGGAAAAAGAACTATGGAGCTTGTGGATATTTCGAGTGGCCTGATACACAGCTTCTTGGATGTTGCTGGGGAGGCCTTGGATGCTGGCTTTCAGATTCTCATAAACAGGCTGTAGC encodes the following:
- the TICAM1 gene encoding TIR domain-containing adapter molecule 1 codes for the protein MAQSVKLQPSFEDIFSVLSQIPQDKLLSLKHKVKHLISGPSSKLLQAMVLLTLGQEGDARICLDALGDNRAAQYVHQTKLGATGVQEDVEDLQPPQLDAGAMTLLAQIYSVLAEEKLCSHEAVDRARQAATKACNASKETQGDTLNSIPREDQEHGSAVSMGPGDKFQTLRSDMGFLQPASPNYVVRSSPVQIGGKSDLSGPRTLHSLGSTSFPSCLEISASPTVVFHTQPSSHEHVPQPSQLCKGSTSSAGQPDGDRQSRGLQETSWTSRLNSHPGQDTGAQVPRPEKVLQVSSCRPTPPIPETQLPTTGAVNQPVESSDVSSTVAAEPHTPKENTDKKQDEKQLPTGLPDSRATMDTGPAHMSMEDSHVPAAIPSNSAPTSISTYSLPPPTYSFSSTLPRPLQGAPSSLSYPTPLHSSPSPAWPPPLQTVEPVPTSELDGGKFFTFVVLHASQDEIVAHRVKDLLENMGVPNGATLCEDFFIAGRSHLTCFQDAMENSAFIILLLTKNFPCDLCMFQTNTALMESILKPSKRDSVIPFVPKENPLERSQIPSTLGGLMPLDENSPGFSRTVQNTFTTSRINERKAMWDLMQRKKLQLYQERYQTLQNLAALNLGSLPQAPLSATQLQLLGQSPQQWCPPASTVPPATYPPPPAGHPMPAQMGPPPFQPLHLPSGHYNMMPGPGGIPSLIIQHARMVQIGDHNMMQVETVTPGPQDGEEETR